A region from the Anomaloglossus baeobatrachus isolate aAnoBae1 chromosome 11, aAnoBae1.hap1, whole genome shotgun sequence genome encodes:
- the LOC142256058 gene encoding neural cell adhesion molecule 1-like, translated as MLKMSPQGGCSTLLLLLLLAASVFCSKPGLEIIPSNGEIFLGEGKDFLCKSSVEATIKWMSDNEEMEDEEGRYKLNHIDESMQSLYVTASKVEPDRLIQCHAESESGETSTAEIKLRIIQKPTFVKDVATRKEFNAGSTARLPCDVEGIPRPQVTWYRYGMAVTPLPGHLSASTSGTLTIEKIRLSDAGMYYCMAYIKDRNEMAYKNVSVIVNAAPIVHFNTTNPNITSKSNTSFTCYVTGHPEPRITWKRGDEVVPLDGQKFALSADRLQLSIMELEKSDEGEYTCHAVNSYGEHNTTLLLQVIDLPQGVGAGVIAGIIILIFLVTLLAVDLTCYRTRRRGFLMHLATNVLGRPSPRVILDETDVKKQTADKSHVVNVSGIDA; from the exons ttttttgtTCTAAGCCCGGACTGGAGATCATCCCCTCTAATGGAGAGATTTTTCTTGGAGAAGGAAAGGACTTTCTGTGTAAAT CCAGTGTTGAAGCCACAATTAAATGGATGTCTGataatgaagaaatggaggatgaagaaGGTCGCTACAAGCTGAACCACATTGATGAGAGCATGCAGAGTCTGTACGTGACCGCGTCCAAGGTGGAGCCGGACCGCCTGATCCAGTGCCACGCCGAGTCCGAATCCGGAGAGACCTCCACGGCGGAGATCAAGCTGAGGATCATCC AAAAACCCACATTTGTGAAGGACGTGGCGACGCGGAAGGAATTCAATGCAGGCAGCACGGCCAGGCTGCCCTGTGATGTGGAGGGGATCCCGCGCCCCCAGGTCACCTGGTACCGCTATGGGATGGCTGTCACACCCCTCCCAG GTCACCTGTCCGCCAGCACTAGTGGCACACTCACCATAGAGAAGATCCGGCTGTCCGATGCCGGGATGTATTACTGCATGGCGTATATCAAAGACCGGAATGAGATGGCCTACAAGAACGTGTCCGTCATCGTCAATG CGGCTCCGATCGTTCACTTCAACACCACAAACCCCAACATCACATCTAAGTCCAACACGTCCTTCACCTGCTACGTGACCGGACACCCCGAACCCCGGATCACCTGGAAGAG GGGGGATGAGGTTGTTCCTCTTGATGGGCAGAAGTTCGCTCTCAGCGCTGATCGGCTGCAGCTGTCAATCATGGAGCTGGAGAAATCTGATGAAGGGGAATACACGTGTCACGCCGTGAACAGCTACGGGGAGCACAACACCACCCTGCTGCTGCAGGTCATAG ATCTCCCTCAGGGTGTCGGAGCCGGAGTGATCGCTGGGATCATCATCCTGATCTTCCTGGTGACTCTCCTGGCCGTGGATCTGACCTGTTACAGGACCAGGCGCCGGGGCTTCCTCATGCACCTCGCCACCAACGTGCTGGGACGGCCATCACCAAGAGTCATCCTGGACGAGACCGATGTCAA GAAGCAGACAGCAGATAAGAGCCATGTGGTGAATGTTTCCGGCATTGATGCCTGA